The sequence aaaataaaaggaacaCTTATTCGaactattaaaagaattgaaattgATTTGGAATATCGAGGATTCTgcctataaattaaatattgatgtACCACgagagtgagagagagagagggatgTGATGAAGGCGAACTATCTGTAGCAAAACCAAGGCAGgtatcaaataaaaatgtagATATGCAATATGGATTTTCATCTCGAAAACTACATGCAACAGCAAGATTAACTGCTAATTTCCCTATCCACTTTCATTCTCTTAGCACTTTGCACCTCTGATATGGCGCTGCTTCTTTGCTGGAACGACGGGTCATGCTGATATGCACAATTGGCCCCGTGTCTGCATCCTCTTGAactgttaaaataaatacaaggcTTCATAATCTTAGGCTTCAACTCTCTTGACTTTGGATTAACTAATTCTTGGTTTGTTCCTGCAAGCTGACTGTATCTGTTACCGTACTGATGAGGGGCTTCTTGTCTTTCCCCCCCGTGTTGCTGGATCAAGTTCTTATAGTAATTCATGTCTTTAACTTGTGGAACTCCAACAGATGAAGCTGGAACTGCTGGTGGAGGAACCTGGGCATTTGGAAGATAACCTGGTCCAGCCCCATTTGGCTGAGCATAAAAGGGTCCACTAGACGTGGCTGCAAATGATGAAGTGGTGTTCATCTCTGTTCTATTCATATGCATATAAGATGGATCCGACAAAGATACTGGAGGTGGTGGAGGGGGAGGATCTGATAAAGGGACAAAAGATGGAGCTGGCTTAGGTACGTTCTGTCCATTGGAGGCAGCTCCATAATCTTGAACCAACTTCTCTATCAATTTTGGGTTGTTAAGAATTTTGATGAGCAAATCATGATCTATTAAACTTCCCTGCTCATTGCTTTTATTCACAGCAGCAAAAGCAGCAGATGCAGCAGCTACTACATCAGGTTCAACACCGGGGACGGGCAGCACCCCAGCAACAGGTTTCTCATTAATACGAGTATTTGAAATGGAAGGGATGCTTCGTTGAGGAAGTGGAGCCAATAGATGGGACTGTGAGCTCACAGGGACAATCTGTGGTCCCCTGAAATCAGAAGTCGCATCAGTGGCATCTTCATCTTCGATGGGTGTAATAGGAATTTGAGGAACTTGATGATCACCCTGTCTAAAATCTTCTACTTCTGCTGGGAAAGCGGGGCTgcacaaacaaaaaaaaaaatcagttcAAGAGGTAGATAACAGAAGTAGAAAGGTGAATAAAAAAACAAGATTAGTTTCAAACTTTGGAGGAATGGAAGATGGCCGAGGATAAACAGCTTCAAGCACTCTCATCTCCCGCTGATTTTGGACCTCCACATCTTTGCTTTCTTCTCCCGCAACCACTTGCCAGGTCAAGTCCAAGACAAACTAAAACCTCTACTTCAGTGTCATAATCCAAATTGAAAACTGAAAGAATGATGAGACCTGACTGCTAGATAAATACAACTTACCCTGGGTGGACATCTCCATTTGATTACAGGGATATCAGACAACTTAACATATGACTGATTCACTGGAGCACCTCCTTCAAAGCCAGGAGGCAGAATATCATCACCAACTGTGCCAGCTGGATGTGACAACCATGATGCCTTTGCTTGGAGGTGATCTTGAGCACCTAATCCAACTTGTGAAGGAGATTCCTCCGTCAAGAACAGCCTGACCTGTTAAAGTCAAAAGCAGGAGTCGATAACTGAGTTTTTACAGCTATCTTAACAAATTGAACAAGATCATAGATATGCTTGATTCTTATTATATGCTTCAGAAATTGAAGCAACTCTCTGCAGCAACTGAACTAAAGAGCCAGAAGGAATTTCATGTACAAAGAAATGATAATGTAAATATAACCTCATacaaaatatttcatattgtttatttaatgCTGTATCTGAATCGGCCGTGAAATCCATGTGGTATGTGGAATGGGAATATTCGGTCATAGCATAATGACTATGAAGAAAGGAAAACAAGAGAAGGcaaaaaaagaacaagaacacTGCAAACCATATATATAAGCTGAAAAACATAAATCCACACAACTCATCCACATACACTCTAGTCTATCCACTCACCAACTAATTGCAAAATTACTACCATTATCTCAAGGAGTCTTTGAGAAGCCTATCCTCGTAAATTTCATCAGTACAAAAGTTCTGAGGTTTTCACTGACAAATCTAGATAGCAGGTACTAAAATGTGCTCAGTCACCAAGAAAAAGCTAACTTCTTTGGTTCTCTGGGAAGTTGATCGTAAAAGCAGCCTCTAATACAACAGCAAGAGGCCCAAAACAGAACATTAAACTCCTTAAGACTTTGATAGATGGTTCAGAAGGATGCAGTAGTAGTAACAACAGCAATAAGGGAATCTTCCTGATTTTCTGAAAGGCCTTTTGCGCAAGTAGCTGGTGTTTTTGACGTCTGGGGAATAGAGCTCCAAGCTATGTTAAGCTCAATCAAAAGATAATTGAGTTATTGAACATATACTGAATCCCCCTCTCTGCTGTTTTGAAGAGAAACGTGCTTCCAGAACAATTCCATGCCTACTTAAGTTTAAGTTAGATCAAttttaagtaataaattaaatacttcCAAGGAGCAGCACTAATACAGGGGTATAGAGGAGAAGCCCTAAGAGGCACTCTGAGACACAGCTCAATCCTATTTTACAATGACGCTTCAAATGAACTATGGAATATAGGGTAATAGACAAGGCTGCATCTTGCGTCAATAATTGAGGATTCAATCAAATAATAGATGTTGACCTAAATATGCATAAACAGCCTCCAATAAAACAAAGCATTTTCTAATACCAATGCTGGACACAGGAAATGTAGTTGACAACACCAACCAGATCAAGAATGGAGATGCACCATGTGCCACCTCTCTAGGTATTTACAATCACGCAAATTGGCTGGTCAACCAAAGACATCAGTGCCCATTTAATCAGATTCTCTTGAATGCCTCACCACTGGATATGCGGAACTTATGAATCATGACATTATAATCAGCCCTCCTCTGTTAAAAGCAGCTGTGTTCTTGGACTCAGACCCTTCCCAAaaccagaaaagaaaaaaaaaagtttagaaGGAAACTGAATAAGAAATCATTGCTAAGTTGCAATGATACCCTACCACAGGTTTTGCATGAATAGCACCATTTCCAGGAGAAGGACTAAAAAGATTATGTTGTAAGGAAATGAAGTCTTGATATTCAACTAATACACGCATGCACATGCATTCTCCAAGTTGTCTCGCAACAAAATACTCATCAACAAGGGCATAACAATGTTAACGATAGACATATTATCTAATATAGAGGGATGAGCAGCACACTGAAACTACTAAATCAACAATACATGATAAGGTACTTTAAGAAAAACTATGACACGAGGAATAGGAAAAGGTAGTCCCTAAAGCACTAGTGTGCacataaaggaaaaagaacctGCTCCCTAATACTGCCAAGAAAATTCTGTATGGTAAAACATAAGATACTGTTCCACCAAGTCATGGTGGCTATGCATGCACTTACATCTCAACAAAGTTGACAAACAGCTAATACTACCATATAGTAAGTTGAGAGAAGAAGCAATCATCAGCAATGGCaagcttctttctttctttttattaattccaTTATTTCAATGTCAATCAAATGAAACAGAAGTTCTTTCCTTATTGCTTcagatgaaaagaaaagtactAAAGGAACCAACAACACAATCAAAAGAACATTATAATCTATATAAGCAGTTAGAAATGCAGCCCAAGTAAATAGCAACACCATAGGGACCTGCTGATATTGAAACATATGAGGATaaccaaaagaaaatcaaaaaacCTTCCAGAGCACTAATTCAATAACAAATCATGTAACAATTGCTTATAAGAGATATTTAAATAGCTCATGCCTGGAAACCTCTAAAGCAAATGAAGATTGAAAAACGAAATATTCACTTCAAAAccttttctcatatcaaaagTTGCATAAAAGAAGCTGGCTACAAGGGAATACCATATGAAAATATCATACCCTAATTGAAAAAATGGTGCAACTATTAACTGATgtaatataatctttttcttaaattaatattaaattgatcaTAGTACTTATGTTTGTGGTCCACACTTTCCAATCATCAAATGCAAATCATATTCTCAGCAAAGCAACAAGCTTCTTCATTAGGAAAAATTTGTGTCAGCTTCACAACCATCTTCaattattgattataatttaagactatgtatattcaaaaaatatcTCATCATTCAACTCCTACTCATAACTCCCCAAATCAGGCTGTTCAAACATGTTGATCCATATCATATTTCTTTATGCCACCACAATGTCTTCATGCTCTGGATTTGCAAGAGATAGTTTGGTTGAAATCCATTAAAGGATTCATTTAGAAGTCATTTGCAATTGAATTTCCATTGGTGTGTTAATTATTAACTAcagaattcatttaaaatgaatgaatattatgtttggaatatattataataacaaaaattacaGAGAGAGAAGACAtgagaaaaagtaaaatgaaatattaaagtttaaagggttatttttattgaccTAATAATATAGAACTCGTTCagaaattctacatattttatagaatttagtttagttatatccacaaatttaattatatagagTTCTAAATGAACTTtcatttcaaccaaacacaatgtaagataatttttaatccaGAAATGCCTCTTTCACAGTTACACACGTCCAAATCATTaccatattatttttatgtactATTTCCATGCAAACAAACAATCAGTCTTGTTACAAGAACTTAAAACTGCTTCAAATTGAACAGTCATATATGTTGCACCCACAAGTTACTAACATTTGCAACACCTGTAATTTTATGACCTAGGATGAATTACTAATAGGAACTAGCTTATGGCTTTGTCATCTTATCAACAACTAAACTGACAGTCAATTAAAATTGTTCGGCCAAGCTTATTAACGTATCAAACTAGTTTTCATATTAACCTATTAAGTCAAGGTCAACAGAGTTTGAACATATTTAGATTTAAGTTTACTATTTCATTATAACCTAAAATTCTAGTGCTTAAGCAAAAGAAACAGAATTAAGAGAAGGgagaaaaacaaagaattcCTGACCTgatttttaacttaaattaatCAAGAATAAGCATTAATAACCATCATATCATAAAGAAGAACACATATTACAACAAACAGATTCATCTTCAACGTTGATAAAACAAATGATAGTCAAATCAAAGGTTgtcttttcaattaaagaaattaaaaagttgcAGAATCCATAAGCAATTACTTTCTCTTACCCAgcatttagaaagaaaaaaaaggtctCAGTTTAGATTAATCAAGTGTCTTGAACCTTTCATTATGACATTTGGCTAGCACTGCAAGGTTGAAGTTCCTGGATTCAAATATGACGCAATGCAGTTTATATGAAATCATCTTCTCCTATCAATTAACAAGTTCCATCTAAAGAGCAACTACATTATCATTATACAAATAAGAACTGTCAGATTACTAATAAAACTAGACAAACTAGGATTGGCATTACAGTCGAGTACGATGTACAAACAATAAGAGCACACAAGGAAAGCAAGTGAAATGAAGAAACCATTTTTCAAAcagaaatgataaaagaatcCATTTTTATAGCATAAATGTTAAAATGATACGAAATGGAACACAAACCCATAAACAGCGATTTCACCAGTCTGTTCAATTTTTAGCTTTATCCAGTGATATAAAATTGGGTGAAATTTAGTCAAAAGCGGCATTTTACCTGACAAAGATTAACATCCGATGCCCAGGTAACTCTTTTTGATTTCTGCAATCCTCGCATATTTACAGATCAACAAAATgctcttctttttctaattcctGTTTAATGTTTCAATTGACCAGTAAATAGGTCTGCTTCGATTTGATTCTGAGTATATACAACGCTCAACTCCCAAATTCGAAACcctgatttttaaaaaatagcttTAGATAGATTTTGAACTATGTTTCAAATACTTGTCAAAATCCCTACTTACCCATTCTCAAAATCCCTAAAAATTTACGGAATTCACACTAAAATCAAGGCACAGAAAGAGATACATAGAAAGAGCAATcagaatatatattattagagAGATTGAATTCGCGGCAGAGAGATCCAAGGAACCCTAGATCCTCTGGCTCTTGTTTTTGCTTTGCCTTTCGATGCGTTTCCgttttctaatcttttttccttttaccATTATCTCTCtacattacatatatatatctgCTCTGTTCTGCGCTGTGCGCGCTACCACACGTGCGTCATTAGCGCGTGCATATGCAGGTTGAGGTGGAGTAACTGGCTTCTTTGGTGTTAGTGTGTTGCTTACACGCGCTTTCACTGCGCATGGGGACTATTTTGACTTATTTCAAGTGTTTGGAAACTGACcagagttttttcttttcaacaaaattgaaaatgttTTTTGAGTTGAACGATGATAGGACGGTGAGCTgatagaacaaaaaaaaaacctttagGCTTTGGGTCTGGTCAACACCTGTACAGTCGCGCATCTGAGGCACTTTGCCGCATGGATTTTTAATAGTCTATAAAGACACGATTTTTCAATACCTATTTAAATTctagttataaaaaaaaaaactccaGTCAAATATTGATGGCAGGcagatataatattaatttttatatttatcaa is a genomic window of Ricinus communis isolate WT05 ecotype wild-type chromosome 2, ASM1957865v1, whole genome shotgun sequence containing:
- the LOC8274631 gene encoding zinc finger CCCH domain-containing protein 6; this translates as MRGLQKSKRVTWASDVNLCQVRLFLTEESPSQVGLGAQDHLQAKASWLSHPAGTVGDDILPPGFEGGAPVNQSYVKLSDIPVIKWRCPPRFVLDLTWQVVAGEESKDVEVQNQREMRVLEAVYPRPSSIPPNPAFPAEVEDFRQGDHQVPQIPITPIEDEDATDATSDFRGPQIVPVSSQSHLLAPLPQRSIPSISNTRINEKPVAGVLPVPGVEPDVVAAASAAFAAVNKSNEQGSLIDHDLLIKILNNPKLIEKLVQDYGAASNGQNVPKPAPSFVPLSDPPPPPPPVSLSDPSYMHMNRTEMNTTSSFAATSSGPFYAQPNGAGPGYLPNAQVPPPAVPASSVGVPQVKDMNYYKNLIQQHGGERQEAPHQYGNRYSQLAGTNQELVNPKSRELKPKIMKPCIYFNSSRGCRHGANCAYQHDPSFQQRSSAISEVQSAKRMKVDREISS